A genome region from Deltaproteobacteria bacterium includes the following:
- the efp gene encoding elongation factor P, whose translation MLSGTQLRVGMNIIFKGEPHKVWAVQHLTPGNKRGLVQTKLRNLHTGVSFDHRFRSDDKVERAVLEQHEMEYLYADEGGYHFMNTETYEQTVLTGEDLGDAASYLVPNVKFMVEFFEGRPVGVAPPKVVELKVVETPPNLKGATAASSQKPATLETGLVLNVPSFIEPGDLVRIDTVEGKYLERAKE comes from the coding sequence ATGCTTTCAGGGACCCAGTTACGTGTAGGCATGAACATCATCTTCAAGGGCGAGCCCCACAAGGTGTGGGCCGTGCAGCATCTCACCCCCGGCAACAAGCGCGGGCTGGTGCAGACCAAGCTGCGCAACCTCCACACCGGCGTGAGCTTCGACCATCGCTTCCGCTCGGACGACAAGGTGGAGCGGGCCGTGCTGGAGCAGCACGAGATGGAGTACCTCTACGCCGACGAGGGGGGCTACCACTTCATGAACACCGAGACCTACGAGCAGACGGTGCTCACCGGCGAGGACCTCGGCGACGCCGCCAGTTACCTGGTGCCCAACGTCAAGTTCATGGTCGAGTTCTTCGAGGGCAGGCCCGTAGGCGTCGCGCCGCCCAAGGTCGTGGAGCTAAAGGTCGTTGAAACGCCGCCCAACCTCAAGGGCGCCACGGCGGCGAGCTCGCAGAAACCGGCCACCCTCGAGACCGGCCTGGTGCTCAACGTGCCGTCCTTCATCGAACCGGGCGACTTGGTCCGCATCGACACTGTGGAGGGCAAGTACCTTGAAAGGGCCAAGGAATAG